Within [Limnothrix rosea] IAM M-220, the genomic segment AAAAACACTAGCCTGCCAGCGGCTCAGAACCGCTAAACCTAAGGACAAACCCAGTCCGCCAACCAAAATCGGTTTTTGCATTTGCCTACCCATCCGCATCTAACAACTGATTTCTATATGCTACTGCGAAACGGTATGAGGCTTAAGTACGACGGGCGATCGCGCATATTCTTTGAAGAAATATTAAACGGACGACTTCAATACGCTCTTTTGTAGGTTTGAAAAAATTGACAGTGGGGATTTTTGCATAACTTCCCCCACCGCAAACGATAAGTAAATACAAGTACAAATTAAAAAACTCAAATCAATAACTATGATTCATCGTTTTGGACTAAGCGCCCTTATGCTCGCAGGTGTAATTGCTGTAGCCCCCAGTGCTAATGCTTTCAGCGCCAAAGGTTGGCAATATTCAATGGATTCGTTTAACGATAGTAGCGGAGGATTGCCTGGTGGTGGGTCTGGTGTTGGGGAAAATACCAACTATGAAATTCGCGGTATTGCGACGCAACTTTTTGATGGAAAATTAAGAATTGGTATTCAGTCTAATCTTGGTATCCATGGAGCTTCCAGTCAGTATGCTGATGATGGTCACATTCATTGGGGAGACATCATCATTAACACGGCTTGTGAAGCCCTTGATAATGTCGGAAAAGAGTCACTCTTCGGTATTCGTTTTGCCCAAGACAATGAATCTGGGGTTCAACAAGTAGGGTTATTTAAAAACATCACTCTATTTGAGAAAGCTGATGAAAATGGCAATCCTGGAGCAAATCTTGCAGGTCATAATCAGTGGGTTAGAGATAGAAAGGGAAACCCAAGT encodes:
- a CDS encoding PTPA-CTERM sorting domain-containing protein, which codes for MIHRFGLSALMLAGVIAVAPSANAFSAKGWQYSMDSFNDSSGGLPGGGSGVGENTNYEIRGIATQLFDGKLRIGIQSNLGIHGASSQYADDGHIHWGDIIINTACEALDNVGKESLFGIRFAQDNESGVQQVGLFKNITLFEKADENGNPGANLAGHNQWVRDRKGNPSFGNLANGYFNENTHVDTLIRSGEYVSGVNIIQDTSGWDLDGFDGLRGQILGLEVDISSLALSNGQTVCLHASAECNNDIAGGQFVYDVPTPAAVLPVLSGLFAAAKRKNKKEEALG